Proteins found in one Oncorhynchus keta strain PuntledgeMale-10-30-2019 chromosome 2, Oket_V2, whole genome shotgun sequence genomic segment:
- the LOC118397276 gene encoding voltage-dependent anion-selective channel protein 2-like isoform X2, protein MAVPPSYGDLGKSAKDLFNKGYGFGLVKLDVKTKSSSGVEFKTSGSSNTDTSKVNGNLETKYKWDEYGLTFTEKWTTDNTLGTEITVEDQITKGLKLTFDTQFSPNSGKKSGKVKTAYKREYVNLGVDVDFDFAGPAIHGAAVAGYEGWLAGYQMTFDTAKSKMTQTNFAVGYKTGDFQLHTNVNDGTEFGGSIYQKVNDQLETAVNLAWTAGSNSTRFGIAAKYQLDSSTSISAKVNNASLVGVGYTQTLRPGMKLVLSALVDGKSINSGGHKLGLGLELEA, encoded by the exons ATGGCAGTGCCTCCATCATATGGTGACCTTGGCAAATCTGCAAAGGACCTCTTCAACAAAGGATATG GTTTTGGATTGGTGAAACTTGATGTCAAGACCAAGTCTTCAAGTGGAGTG GAATTCAAAACCTCCGGCTCCTCCAACACTGACACCAGCAAAGTCAACGGGAACTTGGAGACCAAGTACAAATGGGATGAATACGGCCTGACTTTTACAGAGAAGTGGACCACAGACAATACTCTGGGGACTGAGATCACTGTTGAAGACCAG ATCACCAAAGGACTGAAACTTACATTCGACACCCAATTCTCACCAAATTCTGG CAAGAAGAGTGGGAAGGTGAAGACTGCCTATAAGCGTGAATACGTCAACCTGGGTGTGGACGTAGACTTTGACTTTGCCGGCCCGGCCATCCATGGGGCAGCGGTGGCCGGATATGagggatggctggctggctatcAGATGACCTTCGACACGGCCAAGTCCAAAATGACCCAGACCAACTTCGCTGTTGGCTATAAGACAGGAGATTTCCAGCTGCACACCAATGT TAATGATGGCACAGAGTTTGGAGGGTCCATCTACCAGAAGGTGAATGACCAGCTGGAGACTGCTGTGAACCTGGCCTGGACAGCAGGCAGCAACAGCACCCGCTTTGGCATCGCTGCCAAGTACCAGCTGGACTCCAGTACCTCCATATCT GCTAAAGTTAACAATGCCAGCTTGGTGGGAGTTGGCTATACCCAGACGCTGCGGCCAG GTATGAAACTCGTCCTGTCTGCACTGGTTGATGGAAAAAGCATCAACTCCGGTGGCCACaaactgggactgggactggagctGGAAGCATAA
- the LOC127913266 gene encoding uncharacterized protein LOC127913266 has translation MFQWKTVFSDHNLTTRWEEKVKFVLKQWIVCASFVSDITATHCLLSWDSHFITWTNLYPRTLTRYRYPQYIASTLTRYRYPQYIASTLTRYRYPQYIASTLTRYRYPLYIASTLTRYRYPLYIASTLTRYRYPLYIASTLTRYRYPLYIASTLTRYRYPLYIASTLTRYRYPLYIASTIDSVQVPPVYSLHIDSVPVPPVCSLHIDSVPVPPVYSLHIDSVPVPPVYSLHIDSVPVPPVYSLHIDSVPVPPVYSLHIDSVPVPPVYNLHIDSVPVPPVYSLHIDLVPVPPVYSLVIVILLCSFYFLFSKYFLNYFLNCIVG, from the exons ATGTTTCAGTGGAAAACTGTTTTTAGTGACCACAATTTAACAACCAGATGGGAGGAGAAGGTGAAGTTTGTCTTGAAGCAGTGGATAGTATGTGCCTCTTTTGTCAGTGATAttactgctactcactgtttattatcttgGGATAGTCACTttattacctggactaacctgtacccccgcacattgactcggtaccggtacccccagtatatagcctccacattgactcggtaccggtacccccagtatatagcctccacattgactcggtaccggtacccccagtatatagcctccacattgactcggtaccggtaccccctgtatatagcctccacattgactcggtaccggtaccccctgtatatagcctccacattgactcggtaccg gtaccccctgtatatagcctccacattgactcggtaccggtaccccctgtatatagcctccacattgactcggtaccggtaccccctgtatatagcctccacattgactcggtaccggtaccccctgtatatagcctccacaattgactcggtacaggtaccccctgtatatagcctccacattgactcggtaccggtacccccggtatgtagcctccacattgactcggtaccggtaccccctgtatatagcctccacattgactcggtaccggtaccccctgtatatagcctccacattgactcggtaccggtaccccctgtatatagcctccacattgactcggtaccggtaccccctgtatatagcctccacattgactcggtaccggtacccccagtatataacctccacattgactcggtaccggtaccccctgtatatagcctccacattgacttggtaccggtacccccagtatatagcctcgttattgttattttattgtgttcgttttactttttatttagtaaatattttcttaattattttttaaactgtattgttggttaa
- the LOC118397276 gene encoding voltage-dependent anion-selective channel protein 2-like isoform X1: MGFSFIALQLDRTVSRRGCQKQLENKSNQLSAPTQSSKQLSKLAKEPLAKVKTGTWPARIQRRETCSQLAKVWSLVKDKGVMAVPPSYGDLGKSAKDLFNKGYGFGLVKLDVKTKSSSGVEFKTSGSSNTDTSKVNGNLETKYKWDEYGLTFTEKWTTDNTLGTEITVEDQITKGLKLTFDTQFSPNSGKKSGKVKTAYKREYVNLGVDVDFDFAGPAIHGAAVAGYEGWLAGYQMTFDTAKSKMTQTNFAVGYKTGDFQLHTNVNDGTEFGGSIYQKVNDQLETAVNLAWTAGSNSTRFGIAAKYQLDSSTSISAKVNNASLVGVGYTQTLRPGMKLVLSALVDGKSINSGGHKLGLGLELEA; the protein is encoded by the exons atgggttTCTCCTTCATCGCCCTCCAGCTGGACAGGACTGTATCGCGACGCGGTTGTCAGAAACAGCTTGAAAACAAGTCAAACCAACTATCTGCACCAACGCAAAGCTCCAAGCAACTGAG caagctagcCAAAGAGCCATTAGCTAAAGTCAAGACGGGGACATGGCCAGCCAGGATCCAGCGAAGAGAAAcgtgtagccagctagctaaagtTTGGTCCCTTGTCAAGGATAAAG GTGTAATGGCAGTGCCTCCATCATATGGTGACCTTGGCAAATCTGCAAAGGACCTCTTCAACAAAGGATATG GTTTTGGATTGGTGAAACTTGATGTCAAGACCAAGTCTTCAAGTGGAGTG GAATTCAAAACCTCCGGCTCCTCCAACACTGACACCAGCAAAGTCAACGGGAACTTGGAGACCAAGTACAAATGGGATGAATACGGCCTGACTTTTACAGAGAAGTGGACCACAGACAATACTCTGGGGACTGAGATCACTGTTGAAGACCAG ATCACCAAAGGACTGAAACTTACATTCGACACCCAATTCTCACCAAATTCTGG CAAGAAGAGTGGGAAGGTGAAGACTGCCTATAAGCGTGAATACGTCAACCTGGGTGTGGACGTAGACTTTGACTTTGCCGGCCCGGCCATCCATGGGGCAGCGGTGGCCGGATATGagggatggctggctggctatcAGATGACCTTCGACACGGCCAAGTCCAAAATGACCCAGACCAACTTCGCTGTTGGCTATAAGACAGGAGATTTCCAGCTGCACACCAATGT TAATGATGGCACAGAGTTTGGAGGGTCCATCTACCAGAAGGTGAATGACCAGCTGGAGACTGCTGTGAACCTGGCCTGGACAGCAGGCAGCAACAGCACCCGCTTTGGCATCGCTGCCAAGTACCAGCTGGACTCCAGTACCTCCATATCT GCTAAAGTTAACAATGCCAGCTTGGTGGGAGTTGGCTATACCCAGACGCTGCGGCCAG GTATGAAACTCGTCCTGTCTGCACTGGTTGATGGAAAAAGCATCAACTCCGGTGGCCACaaactgggactgggactggagctGGAAGCATAA
- the LOC118397291 gene encoding sphingomyelin synthase-related protein 1-like has product MSSSTQLNIRQWTTKHVAKWLKDEGFCHYVDLLCNKHRLDGMSLLTLSEYDLRSPPLELKVLGDIKRLMVSLRKLQKQNLDILEELGVPFDGHSPQGGGGDWHCNGDSSRECDNSNTDTAPVGEQYLQYTNGKYKHGGSRRLDPEYWKTALSAIYVVFVFGFTSFVMVIVHERVPDMRTYPPLPDIFLDSVPRIPWAFAMAEACGVILCNIWLLVLLLHKHRSVLLRRLCSLMGTVFMLRCVTMFVTSLSVPGQHLQCSGKIYGDMWAKLHRALAIWSGFGMSLTGVHTCGDYMFSGHTVVITMLNFFVTEYTPRGWNFIHTLSWVLNLFGIFFILAAHEHYSIDVFIAFYITTRLFLYYHTLANTRAYQQSRRARIWFPMFSFFECNVNGPVPNEYGWPFSKPAMIRRMIGY; this is encoded by the exons ATGTCTAGCAGCACCCAGTTGAACATCCGACAGTGGACCACCAAGCATGTAGCCAAGTGGCTGAAGGACGAGGGCTTCTGCCACTATGTAGACCTGCTGTGCAACAAGCACCGTCTGGATGGCATGTCCTTACTCACCCTCAGCGAGTACGACCTACGCTCTCCCCCGCTTGAGCTCAAGGTGCTGGGGGACATCAAGAGGCTGATGGTGTCCCTCCGCAAGCTGCAGAAACAAAACTTGGACATCCTGGAGGAGCTGGGGGTCCCGTTCGACGGACACTCCCCTCAGGGTGGCGGTGGGGACTGGCACTGCAATGGAGACTCCAGTAGAGAGTGTGATAACTCTAACACAGACACTGCACCGGTTGGGGAGCAGTATCTTCAGTATACAAATGGGAAGTACAAGCATGGAGGGAGCAGGAGGCTGGACCCTGAGTACTGGAAGACTGCGCTTAGTGCCATCTATGTTGTGTTCGTTTTTGGATTTACCTCCTTCGTCATGGTGATCGTGCACGAGAGGGTGCCGGACATGCGCACCTACCCGCCCTTGCCAGATATTTTCTTAGACAG TGTACCTAGAATACCATGGGCCTTTGCCATGGCAGAGGCATGTGGAGTGATCCTGTGTAATATCTGGCTGCTAGTTCTGCTGCTGCACAAGCACAG GTCAGTTCTGCTGCGGCGCCTGTGCAGCCTCATGGGGACAGTGTTCATGCTGCGTTGCGTCACCATGTTCGTCACCTCTCTGTCAGTGCCAGGACAGCACCTGCAGTGCTCAGGAAAG ATTTATGGTGACATGTGGGCAAAACTGCATCGAGCTCTGGCCATCTGGAGTGGATTTGGAATGTCTCTCACAGGTGTCCACACATGTGGTGACTACATGTTCAGCGGTCACACAGTGGTCATCACCATGCTCAACTTCTTTGTGACAGAAT ACACACCAAGGGGTTGGAACTTCATCCACACCTTATCGTGGGTCCTAAACTTGTTTGGGATCTTCTTTATCCTGGCGGCCCATGAACACTACTCCATCGACGTCTTCATAGCTTTCTACATCACAACCAGGCTTTTCCTGTACTACCACACGCTGGCTAACACCAGGGCCTACCAGCAGAGTCGCAGGGCCCGCATCTGGTTCCCCATGTTCTCCTTCTTCGAATGCAACGTCAACGGCCCTGTGCCCAACGAGTACGGCTGGCCATTCTCTAAACCCGCCATGATTAGGAGGATGATTGGGTACTAG